In Triticum urartu cultivar G1812 chromosome 6, Tu2.1, whole genome shotgun sequence, the following proteins share a genomic window:
- the LOC125514017 gene encoding vesicle-associated protein 1-3-like → MSNTLLRIYPSELKMPFELRKSNSGCIELVNKTDQRVAFKVKTTNPKKYAVRPTSGIVPPGGSCGITITMQAPKEIPQDYQCKDKFLIQSVIVQEGVTHKDIVPEMFGRAPGRVVEEFKLRVIYIPANPPSPVPEGDEEEIADMEVDHEVFRQSMIDAASRQEYASGPQASHDKDASTVKSEVVKYVAENKKLQQELEQLSERRQSLGGFSRTFVLFVFLLSVLVGYWMTGRKV, encoded by the exons ATGAGTAATACGCTGCTCCGAATCTACCCTTCCGAGCTCAAGATGCCAT TTGAGCTCAGGAAGTCGAATTCAGGATGCATCGAGCTCGTCAACAAGACCGATCAGCGTGTAGCTTTCAAG GTGAAAACAACTAACCCCAAAAAGTACGCAGTGCGGCCTACCTCCGGCATCGTGCCGCCAGGGGGATCCTGCGGTATCACAA TTACGATGCAGGCACCCAAGGAGATCCCGCAGGATTACCAATGCAAGGACAAGTTCCTCATTCAAAGCGTCATAGTGCAGGAAGGGGTAACGCATAAGGACATTGTCCCTGAGATG TTCGGCAGAGCGCCTGGCAGGGTGGTGGAGGAGTTCAAGCTGCGGGTGATCTACATCCCTGCAAATCCCCCCTCACCGGTGCCTGAGGGAGACGAGGAAGAGATTGCAGATATGGAGGTCGACCATGAAGTGTTTAGACAATCCATGATCGATGCT GCATCTAGGCAAGAATATGCATCTGGACCACAAGCTTCACATGACAAG GATGCCTCTACGGTAAAGTCAGAAGTTGTTAAATATGTGGCTGAAAACAAGAAGCTTCAACAAGAGCTG GAACAGCTTAGCGAGAGAAGGCAGTCTCTTGGGGGTTTCTCACGTACGTTTGTGCTCTTTGTCTTCCTGTTATCTGTTCTTGTTGGATACTGGATGACAGGTCGGAAGGTTTAG
- the LOC125514020 gene encoding S-adenosylmethionine synthase 2 — MAAETFLFTSESVNEGHPDKLCDQVSDAVLDACLAQDPDSKVACETCTKTNMVMVFGEITTKATVDYEKIVRDTCRNIGFISDDVGLDADHCKVLVNIEQQSPDIAQGVHGHFTKRPEEIGAGDQGIMFGYATDETPELMPLTHMLATKLGARLTEVRKNGTCAWLRPDGKTQVTIEYLNEGGAMVPVRVHTVLISTQHDETVTNDEIAADLKEHVIKPVIPGKYLDENTIFHLNPSGRFVIGGPHGDAGLTGRKIIIDTYGGWGAHGGGAFSGKDPTKVDRSGAYIARQAAKSIIASGLARRCIVQISYAIGVPEPLSVFVDSYGTGKIPDREILKLVKENFDFRPGMISINLDLKKGGNRFIKTAAYGHFGRDDADFTWEVVKPLKFDKTSA, encoded by the coding sequence ATGGCGGCCGAGACGTTCCTCTTCACGTCCGAGTCCGTGAACGAGGGCCATCCCGACAAGCTGTGCGACCAGGTCTCCGACGCCGTCTTGGACGCCTGCTTGGCCCAGGATCCCGACAGCAAGGTTGCCTGCGAGACCTGCACCAAGACCAACATGGTCATGGTCTTTGGCGAGATCACCACCAAGGCCACCGTCGACTACGAGAAGATCGTGCGCGACACCTGCCGCAATATCGGCTTCATCTCTGACGACGTCGGTCTTGATGCCGACCATTGCAAGGTGCTCGTCAACATCGAGCAGCAATCCCCTGACATTGCCCAGGGTGTTCACGGACACTTCACCAAGCGCCCTGAAGAGATCGGTGCCGGTGACCAGGGCATCATGTTCGGCTACGCCACCGATGAGACTCCTGAGCTGATGCCCCTCACCCACATGCTCGCCACCAAGCTTGGAGCTCGCCTTACCGAGGTCCGCAAGAATGGCACCTGCGCCTGGCTCAGGCCTGACGGAAAGACCCAGGTCACcattgagtacctaaacgagggTGGTGCCATGGTGCCTGTTCGTGTGCACACCGTCCTCATCTCCACACAGCATGACGAGACCGTCACCAACGACGAGATAGCCGCAGACCTCAAGGAGCACGTCATCAAGCCAGTGATTCCTGGGAAGTACCTCGATGAGAACACCATCTTCCACCTGAACCCGTCTGGCCGCTTCGTCATCGGCGGACCTCACGGTGATGCCGGTCTCACCGGCCGCAAGATCATCATCGACACCTACGGTGGCTGGGGAGCCCACGGCGGCGGCGCCTTCTCTGGCAAGGACCCGACCAAGGTCGACCGCAGTGGTGCCTACATTGCCAGGCAGGCTGCCAAGAGCATCATCGCCAGTGGTCTCGCACGCCGCTGCATTGTGCAGATCTCATACGCCATTGGGGTGCCTGAGCCCCTGTCTGTGTTCGTCGACTCCTACGGCACCGGCAAGATCCCCGACAGGGAGATCCTCAAGCTCGTGAAGGAGAACTTTGACTTCAGGCCTGGGATGATCAGCATCAACCTGGACTTGAAGAAAGGTGGAAACAGGTTCATCAAGACCGCTGCTTACGGTCACTTTGGCCGCGATGATGCCGACTTCACCTGGGAGGTGGTGAAGCCCCTCAAGTTCGACAAGACATCTGCCTAA
- the LOC125514018 gene encoding probable lipid phosphate phosphatase beta — MASASASPPANAHAPQALSKSTLLGGVGDLDAAVSLRLHALFLPVPRLLLKAFEVAGDGRIWLPVPISLLLISTTTSSVVSPLLVGLVVGLVLDLAFVGLAKLIVRRPRPAYNAADMYVAVSVDHWSFPSGHSSRAFLVAAFLADGGLPLPRELLFLWAAATSASRVLLGRHYILDVLAGAWLGVLEAWLSNLILRFLCGRTSFLVC, encoded by the coding sequence ATGGCTTCCGCATCCGCCTCGCCACCGGCGAACGCCCACGCACCGCAGGCGCTGTCCAAGTCCACTCTCCTGGGCGGCGTTGGGGATCTGGACGCGGCCGTGTCCCTCCGCCTCCACGCCCTCTTCCTCCCGGTGCCCCGCCTCCTCCTCAAGGCCTTCGAGGTCGCCGGCGACGGGCGCATCTGGCTCCCCGTCCCCATCTCCCTGCTGCTGATCTCCACCACCACCTCGTCCGTGGTCTCCCCTCTCCTCGTCGGCCTCGTCGTGGGCCTGGTGCTCGACCTCGCCTTCGTCGGCCTCGCCAAGCTCATCGTCCGCCGTCCGCGCCCGGCATACAACGCCGCGGACATGTATGTCGCCGTCTCCGTTGACCACTGGTCCTTCCCCAGCGGCCACTCCTCGCGCGCCTTCCTCGTCGCCGCCTTCCTCGCGGACGGgggcctccctctccctcgcgaGCTGCTGTTCCTCTGGGCGGCCGCGACTTCGGCGTCAAGGGTGCTTCTGGGCCGGCACTACATTCTCGATGTGCTCGCCGGCGCTTGGCTCGGCGTGCTGGAGGCCTGGCTCAGCAACTTGATCTTGAGATTCTTGTGCGGCCGCACCAGCTTTCTTGTATGCTAG